A window of the Opitutales bacterium genome harbors these coding sequences:
- a CDS encoding HAD family hydrolase: protein MEIGRAVIFDLGDTLVEYEGIPLSWSEHYQDALKSLAEYLEAAPSKSQYKSASEVLSRFNTRKNPRENEFSFSEILDEVCRSLGASGQDAGCVLGAARAFFKVFRQRLSCFPEVHGCLTRLKKSGASIGVFTDVPYGMPRELVMEDIQYSGLSELVDVVLTSGDCGWRKPSKVTLESICEELGYMCRDAIYVGNERKDIEVALKSGCGSVLIDRAGSGADYGQDLTLPDLSELA, encoded by the coding sequence ATGGAGATTGGGCGTGCAGTTATTTTTGATCTTGGTGATACGCTCGTTGAATACGAAGGGATTCCTTTGAGTTGGAGTGAACATTATCAAGATGCTCTAAAGTCTCTGGCGGAATATCTCGAGGCTGCACCCAGTAAGAGCCAATATAAATCAGCGTCTGAGGTGTTATCACGTTTTAACACTCGCAAAAACCCGCGAGAAAACGAGTTTAGCTTCTCTGAGATCCTTGATGAGGTGTGTCGTAGTCTTGGAGCAAGTGGTCAAGATGCCGGGTGCGTTCTAGGTGCTGCTAGGGCGTTCTTCAAGGTATTCAGACAGAGACTGTCATGCTTTCCTGAAGTGCATGGTTGCTTAACCCGTCTCAAGAAATCAGGAGCGTCGATCGGGGTCTTCACCGATGTTCCGTATGGCATGCCTCGGGAATTGGTCATGGAGGATATTCAGTATTCGGGTTTGTCGGAACTCGTCGACGTGGTTCTTACCTCAGGCGATTGCGGCTGGCGGAAACCTTCGAAGGTAACGCTTGAATCCATATGCGAGGAATTAGGATATATGTGTCGCGACGCAATATATGTCGGGAACGAGCGCAAAGATATTGAAGTTGCGTTAAAGTCCGGCTGTGGATCGGTGCTTATTGATCGGGCTGGTTCGGGAGCGGATTATGGTCAAGATCTTACGCTCCCTGATTTGTCGGAGTTGGCATAG